The proteins below come from a single Necator americanus strain Aroian chromosome V, whole genome shotgun sequence genomic window:
- a CDS encoding hypothetical protein (NECATOR_CHRV.G19150.T2) translates to MAEITLPLLNTNFEKELEDKDPRKAYASPKQCGGRMERCSPVLNTANGMAVADYPGSGYQTSRRNHRDEQSGFRPDRSMVDQLFIANRQIWVSSRPQTETRMNEQATELIDEFFDPHRSPAASLLIGNSSHPDARIGGLDSTVYGDGVAKLHGKEVLRLLLDYFWPKETSSSPCSTSSEEFVGFKLEEVNWPKMFWAEVVKEEMRTFVKDRQLRRDVMFCRTSNSEEWIASVRALTGALSNTIDSNTSKDDPPRENAGNRVRR, encoded by the exons ATGGCAGAAATTACGTTACCATTGCTTAACACGAACTTTGAAAAGGAGCTGGAGGACAAggacccgcggaaagcctatgcttcaCCAAAACAGTGTGGCGGCAGAATGGAgagatgttctccagtcctcaacactgccaatggaatGGCTGTCG cggattatcctggatcGGGCtatcaaacatcgcgaagaaaccaccgTGATGAACAATCCGGCTTCCGTCCTGATCGATCTATGGTTGACCAGCTGTTCATCGCCAATAG GCAGATATgggtctcttcgagacctcaaACGGAAACCAGGATGAACGAACAAGCGACCGAActcatcgatgagttct TCGACCCCCATCGAAGTCcagctgcgagtctacttaTCGGCAATTCGTCTCATCCTGATGCACGGATTGGAGGCTTGGACAGCACTGTCTACGGTGACGGAGTGGCTAAGTTGCACGGGAAGGAAGTGCTTAGACTGCTGCTCGACTATTTTTGGCCTaag gagaccagcagctcgccttgttcaacgagttccgaggagtttgtcggattcAAGCTAGAAGAGGTTAATTGGCCGAAAATGTTCTGGGCTGAGGTAGTGAAAGAGGAAATGAGGACATTCGTCAAGGATAGGCAgctcaggcgagacgtaatgTTTTGCAGGACATCGAATAGCGAAGAATGGATAGCTTCTGTGCGAGCTCTAACGGGAGCACTCTCGAACACTATAGATTCAAATACGTCCAAGGACGATCCACCTCGCGAaaatgcgggtaatcgcgtcagacgatga
- a CDS encoding hypothetical protein (NECATOR_CHRV.G19150.T3), which produces MNNPASVLIDLWLTSCSSPIVDPHRSPAASLLIGNSSHPDARIGGLDSTVYGDGVAKLHGKEVLRLLLDYFWPKETSSSPCSTSSEEFVGFKLEEVNWPKMFWAEVVKEEMRTFVKDRQLRRDVMFCRTSNSEEWIASVRALTGALSNTIDSNTSKDDPPRENAGNRVRR; this is translated from the exons ATGAACAATCCGGCTTCCGTCCTGATCGATCTATGGTTGACCAGCTGTTCATCGCCAATAG TCGACCCCCATCGAAGTCcagctgcgagtctacttaTCGGCAATTCGTCTCATCCTGATGCACGGATTGGAGGCTTGGACAGCACTGTCTACGGTGACGGAGTGGCTAAGTTGCACGGGAAGGAAGTGCTTAGACTGCTGCTCGACTATTTTTGGCCTaag gagaccagcagctcgccttgttcaacgagttccgaggagtttgtcggattcAAGCTAGAAGAGGTTAATTGGCCGAAAATGTTCTGGGCTGAGGTAGTGAAAGAGGAAATGAGGACATTCGTCAAGGATAGGCAgctcaggcgagacgtaatgTTTTGCAGGACATCGAATAGCGAAGAATGGATAGCTTCTGTGCGAGCTCTAACGGGAGCACTCTCGAACACTATAGATTCAAATACGTCCAAGGACGATCCACCTCGCGAaaatgcgggtaatcgcgtcagacgatga
- a CDS encoding hypothetical protein (NECATOR_CHRV.G19149.T1): protein MENLVTTTIEAVATFDQQSVLWALIVGIILAFLLGAGMGGNDVANAFGTSVGSGVLTVFRAYILASVFETLGAVLVGWSVTDTMRKGVIDTDQYLSTPKALMLGQVAILGGCAAWLLIATLLKMPVSTTHSIVGATLGFSIVLRGFQGIHWMKIVNIVISWFLSPALSGTISVILYMIVDFTVLRRDHPFECGLRALPVFYFVCIAFNVLMVTWDGSKLLHFNEIPVWGAVIISLCCGFIAAMFVQFFLKPRINRKIQDELASKPKTQSVTVNSDFETDRYIIGKEVKDIENGGTASSVRSFFSWLLPDGERVEDEQTIKLFSIIQVFTACFAGFAHGANDVSNAIAPLTALVAIYKDKNSRQEEEVPIYILLYGVFAICVGLWTLGHRVIKTVGTNMSEINPATGFTIEFGAAMTALISSKLGLPISTTHCLVGSVVAVGVVKSRKRIEWSIFRNIVISWIVTLPVAGLISAGIMLLLQLAL, encoded by the exons ATGGAGAATCTAGTCACAACTACTATAGAAGCAGTGGCCACGTTCGACCAG CAGTCTGTGCTATGGGCTCTGATAGTTGGGATCATTCTGGCGTTTCTGCTTGGAGCAGGAATGGGTGGCAACGATGTTGCAAATGCTTTCGGCACCTCAGTTGGCAGTGGAGTGCTAACTGTCTTTAGGGCCTACATTCTTGCAAGCGTCTTCGAAACATTGGGAGCTGTGTTAGTAG GGTGGTCGGTGACAGACACAATGCGAAAAGGTGTCATCGATACGGACCAGTACCTGAGTACCCCAAAGGCACTCATGTTAGGACAGGTTGCTATATTAGGAG GTTGTGCTGCATGGCTTTTAATAGCGACGCTTCTCAAAATGCCTGTCTCAACGACACATTCGATTGTTGGCGCAACACTCGGTTTTTCGATAGTTTTGCGAGGATTTCAGGGAATCCATTGGATGAAGATCGTTAATATAG TTATCTCGTGGTTCCTATCACCTGCATTGTCAGGAACGATATCAGTCATTCTCTACATGATTGTAGATTTTACAGTTTTAAGAAGG GACCATCCATTTGAATGTGGTCTTCGAGCGCTCCCAGTATTCTACTTTGTCTGCATTGCATTCAATGTGCTGATGGTTACATGGGATGGATCTAAGT TATTGCATTTCAACGAGATCCCCGTCTGGGGAGCAGTAATAATCTCACTCTGCTGTGGGTTCATAGCGGCCATGTTTGTCcagttctttttgaaaccgagaattaacagaaaaattcaag ATGAACTTGCTTCTAAACCAAAAACACAAAGCGTCACTGTCAACTCCGACTTCGAAACAGATCGTTACATAAttggaaaagaagtgaaagataTCGAAAATGGTGGTACTGCTTCTA GTGTTCGCTCCTTCTTCAGTTGGCTTCTTCCGGATGGAGAACGGGTGGAGGACGAACAAACTATTAAACTGTTCTCCATCATTCAG GTATTCACCGCCTGTTTTGCCGGTTTTGCACATGGTGCCAACGACGTTag TAACGCAATCGCACCACTCACTGCTCTCGTTGCTATTTACAAAGACAAGAATTCCCGGCAGGAGGAAGAG GTTCCCATTTATATCCTACTCTATGGAGTTTTTGCTATTTGTGTTGGATTATGGACGTTAGGCCATCGTGTCATTAAGACCGTGGGTACTAATATGTCCGAAATAAATCCTGCAAC TGGGTTCACAATCGAATTCGGTGCGGCTATGACAGCTTTGATATCCAGTAAGCTAGGGCTACCTATCAGCACTACACATTGCCTG GTTGGATCAGTGGTAGCTGTAGGTGTTGTGAAGTCACGTAAAAGAATAGAATGGTCTATATTTCGAAATATAGTCATATCATGGATAGTCACTTTGCCCGTTGCTG GTTTGATCTCTGCTGGTATAATGCTTCTGCTCCAGCTCGCTCTTTAA